A stretch of DNA from Streptomyces rubradiris:
GCAGCCGCAGGTGAAGCGGTACGCGATGGGCGGCGAGGAGCACGAGGTCCGCTACCGGCACACCCGGGACGGCCTCGCCGCCGACGGGGTCCGGGTCGTGCACGCCGACGCCCGGCTGGTCGTCCTGGACATCGACGGCGTACGGCGGAAGTTCACCGTCGCCCGCTACGGCGACCAGGTCCACGTCAACTCCACGCGCCTCACCGCCCTGCCCCGCTTCCCCGACCCGGTCGCCCGGCTCGCCCCCGGCTCCCTGGTGGCCCCGATGCCGGGCACGGTCGTCCGGATCGCCGAGGGCCTGGCCGAAGGCGCGACGGTGCGGGCCGGCCAGGGGCTCATATGGGTGGAGGCGATGAAGATGCAGCACCTGATCTCGGCACCGGCCGCCGGGACCCTCACCGCCCTGCACGCCAGGCCCGGACAGCAGGTCGAGCCGGGCACGGTCCTGGCAGTAGTGCAGGAAATCCCTTCCTAGGAGCCCCATGACCAGCGTCATCGAGTCCGAAGAGCACAAGGCCCTGCGCGCCGCGGTAGCCGCCCTCGGCAAGCGCTACGGCCGCGACTACGTCACCCGCACGGTCGCCGCGGGCAAACCCCCCGCCGAACTCTGGTCCGACGCGGGCAAGCTGGGCTATCTCGGCGTCAACCTGCCCGAGGAGTACGGGGGAGGGGGCGGCGGCATAGCCGAACTCTCCATCGTGCTCGAGGAACTGGGCGCCGCCGGCTCACCTCTGCTCATGCTCGTCGTGTCACCCGCCATCTGCGGCACGGTGATCGCCCGCTTCGGCACCGAGGAGCAGAAGCGGCGGTGGCTGCCCGGCCTCGCCGACGGCACCCGGCTCATGGCCTTCGGCATCACCGAGCCCGACGCCGGCTCCAACAGCCACCGCATCACCACCACGGCCCGCCGGGACGGCACCGACTGGCTGCTCACCGGCCGCAAGGTCTTCATCTCCGGTGTCGACATGGCCGACGCCGTGCTCGTCGTCGGCCGCACCGAGGACGCCCGCACCGGCAGCCTCAAGCCCTGCCTGTTCATCGTCCCCACGGACGCCGAGGGCTTCCATCGGCACCCCATCGACATGGAACTCAACGCTGCCGAGAAGCAGTTCGAGCTGACCCTGGACGACGTCCGGCTGCCCGCGGAGGCGCTCGTGGGCGACGAGGACGCCGGGCTGCTGCAACTGTTCGCCGGGCTGAACCCCGAGCGGATCATGACGGCCGCGTTCGCGATCGGCATGGGCCGCTACGCCCTCGGCCGGGCCGTCGAGTACGCCCGCGAGCGTACGGTCTGGAAGGCCCCCATCGGCGCCCACCAGGCCATCGCCCACCCCCTGGCGCAGGCCCACATCGACCTGGAGCTGGCCCGGCTGATGATGCAGAAAGCGGCCCTTCTCTACGACTCGGGGGACGACATCGGCGCGGGCGAGGCCGCCAACATGGCCAAGTACGCGGCGGGCGAGGCCTGCGTGCGGGCCGTCGACCAGGCCGTGCACACCCTCGGTGGCAACGGCCTCACCCGGGAGTTCGGGCTCGCCTCGCTCATCACCGCGGCCCGCGTGGCACGTATCGCACCGGTGAGCCGGGAAATGATCCTCAACTACGTCTCCCACCAGAGCCTGGGCCTGCCCAAGTCGTACTGAGCGGTCCGGCGCGAGGAGGAACCGTGTTCCGCAGCGAGTACGCAGACGTTCCGCCCGTAGAACTCCCCATCCACGACGCCGTCCTGGGCCATGCGGCCGGCTTCGGCGACCAGCCCGCCCTGATCGACGGCACGGACGGCACCACGCTCACGTACGAGCAGGTGGACCGGTTCCACCGGCGCCTCGCCGCCGTCCTCGCCGGCACCGGCGTCCGCAAGGGCGATGTCCTCGCCCTGCACAGCCCCAACACCGTCGCCTTCCCGCTCGCGTTCTACGCCGCCACCCGCGCCGGGGCCACCGTCACCACCGCCCACCCGCTGGCCACGGCGGAGGAGTTCGCCCGGCAGCTGCGCGACAGCGCGGCCCGCTGGATCGTCACCGTCTCCCCGCTGCTCCAGACCGCCCGCCGGGCCGCCGAACTCGCGGGCGGCGTACGGGAGATCCTGGTGTGCGACAGCGCGCCCGGCCACCGCTCGCTGACCGACCTGCTCGCCACCACCGCCCCCGAACCCCGGATCGCCATCGACCCGGCCGAGGACATCGCCGTACTGCCGTACTCCTCCGGCACCACCGGCACCCCCAAGGGCGTCATGCTCACCCACCGGCAGATCGCCACCAACCTCGCCCAGCTGGACTCCGCCGTCCCGGCCGGCCCCGGCGACCGCGTCCTCGCCGTCCTGCCGTTCTTCCACATCTACGGCCTCACCGCGCTGATGAACGGGCCGCTGCGCAAGGGCGCCACCGTCGTCGTCCTGCCCCGCTTCGA
This window harbors:
- a CDS encoding acyl-CoA dehydrogenase family protein, translated to MTSVIESEEHKALRAAVAALGKRYGRDYVTRTVAAGKPPAELWSDAGKLGYLGVNLPEEYGGGGGGIAELSIVLEELGAAGSPLLMLVVSPAICGTVIARFGTEEQKRRWLPGLADGTRLMAFGITEPDAGSNSHRITTTARRDGTDWLLTGRKVFISGVDMADAVLVVGRTEDARTGSLKPCLFIVPTDAEGFHRHPIDMELNAAEKQFELTLDDVRLPAEALVGDEDAGLLQLFAGLNPERIMTAAFAIGMGRYALGRAVEYARERTVWKAPIGAHQAIAHPLAQAHIDLELARLMMQKAALLYDSGDDIGAGEAANMAKYAAGEACVRAVDQAVHTLGGNGLTREFGLASLITAARVARIAPVSREMILNYVSHQSLGLPKSY